The region TAGGGTTAAGGTATTATGATAAGTTTGGTGATATTATGATAATAAAAGTGAATTCTGAAATTTTAAGTAGATTAACTAATACTGAAAAACAAGTAATTGAATATATAAACAATAATGATAATAAATTAATTAAAATGTCCATAGTAGATGTGGCGGAGGAGACATATACTTCTCCAGCTACTGTTTCTAGGGCTATAAAAAAGGCTGGAATTGATGGGTTTAGCCAGCTTAGGTATTTAATTTCTAAGGAAAGTAATGGGGATTCAGATTCTGGACAAGTTAATGAAATTATTAATAAATCCTTGATAGAAACTACTAATACTATAGAGAGAATATCAGTTGAGGATATTTTGAAAACGGTTAATTTAATAAAAAACTCTAGTAGAATTTATGTGCTTTCAAGGGGACTTACGGAGCTTGTTGGTGAGGAATTTACTTTGAAGCTTCAACTTCTGGGATATAATGGATTCTCTATTAAAGATCCAAATATAATGATGAAAATGAGTGGAAGTATGAAAAAGAATGAATTATTGTTTGCTTTTTCACTTTACGGTAAAACACCAGAAATAATAAATTCAGCTGAAAATGCAGTTTCACTTGGCTGTAAGGTTATTTCATGCTGCTGCGGCGAGGATACAAAGCTTGAAAAATTATCAAGTATTTATTTGAATGGTTATAAGGATAAGAATATATCGATAAAGAAGTTTGAAGTTACATCAAGGTTGCCTCTTACTATAATATCTAGAATAATAATTGATTATTTATCACTTTAAAAAA is a window of Clostridium pasteurianum DNA encoding:
- a CDS encoding MurR/RpiR family transcriptional regulator; the protein is MIIKVNSEILSRLTNTEKQVIEYINNNDNKLIKMSIVDVAEETYTSPATVSRAIKKAGIDGFSQLRYLISKESNGDSDSGQVNEIINKSLIETTNTIERISVEDILKTVNLIKNSSRIYVLSRGLTELVGEEFTLKLQLLGYNGFSIKDPNIMMKMSGSMKKNELLFAFSLYGKTPEIINSAENAVSLGCKVISCCCGEDTKLEKLSSIYLNGYKDKNISIKKFEVTSRLPLTIISRIIIDYLSL